In a single window of the Pontibacter russatus genome:
- a CDS encoding DUF349 domain-containing protein, with amino-acid sequence MENNDLLEEARKYGFIQEQQVWLKPFMNYPARRVGDVKESEDDSLVYFAKRYEMFRDKVSDLLARIEASENKGSFLMKVLHMKEQIGSYDALGDFEQLYHTLAGAEAAINETIKQNREKNLASKIALIQEAEALRDSIDWQETTDKLKDLRGTWIKTGPVEKDLTEEIEERFRAAVEHFFERKKSFFEDKKKMQNRIYDKYRDLISQSVALQNSEDWEVTTAKLKALQNQWKEVGGTLPRKTMTRLWTDFRKAHNHFFERLKKKINNEKNESRSKYYETNYERKKELVEEGEQLLQRHSLSDAVKRAKELQAEWKKVGPVSPEVSDMIWERFIKACDRVFEMSSLEHYIRKRQQAANETYSETDDLQARINALRDFIKSDKNELEVLEENLGKLSDTPGNEAFRSMLQGKIRNFNRKIGTKTAMIEMFRSQLSAISR; translated from the coding sequence ATGGAAAACAACGACCTATTGGAAGAAGCCAGAAAATATGGCTTTATTCAGGAGCAGCAAGTGTGGCTGAAGCCCTTTATGAACTACCCGGCCCGCCGGGTGGGCGACGTGAAAGAGTCGGAGGATGACTCGCTGGTGTACTTTGCGAAGCGGTATGAGATGTTCCGGGACAAGGTGAGCGACCTGCTGGCGCGCATCGAGGCGTCGGAGAACAAGGGCTCGTTCCTGATGAAGGTGCTGCACATGAAGGAGCAGATAGGCAGCTACGACGCTTTAGGCGATTTCGAGCAGCTTTACCATACGCTGGCCGGGGCAGAGGCAGCCATAAACGAAACGATCAAGCAGAACCGCGAGAAGAACCTCGCCTCCAAAATAGCCCTGATACAGGAAGCCGAGGCGCTGCGCGACAGCATTGACTGGCAGGAGACAACAGACAAACTGAAAGACCTGCGCGGCACCTGGATCAAAACCGGCCCGGTGGAAAAGGACCTGACAGAGGAGATTGAGGAGCGCTTCAGGGCGGCAGTGGAGCATTTCTTCGAGCGGAAAAAAAGCTTCTTCGAAGACAAGAAGAAGATGCAGAACCGCATCTACGACAAATACCGTGACCTGATTTCGCAGTCGGTGGCCCTGCAGAACTCCGAGGACTGGGAAGTGACCACCGCCAAGCTGAAAGCTTTGCAGAACCAGTGGAAGGAAGTGGGCGGCACCCTGCCGCGCAAAACCATGACCAGGCTGTGGACAGACTTCCGGAAGGCGCACAACCACTTTTTCGAGCGCCTGAAGAAGAAAATCAACAACGAGAAAAACGAGTCGCGCAGCAAGTATTACGAGACCAACTACGAGCGCAAAAAAGAGCTGGTAGAGGAGGGAGAGCAACTGCTGCAGCGCCACAGCCTCAGCGATGCCGTGAAGCGCGCCAAAGAGCTGCAGGCCGAGTGGAAGAAGGTGGGCCCCGTGAGCCCGGAAGTGTCGGATATGATTTGGGAGCGCTTCATCAAAGCTTGTGACCGGGTGTTTGAGATGAGCAGCCTGGAACATTACATCCGCAAGCGCCAGCAGGCCGCCAACGAGACTTACTCCGAAACCGATGACCTGCAGGCACGCATCAATGCGCTCCGGGATTTTATCAAGTCAGACAAAAACGAGTTGGAGGTGCTGGAAGAGAACCTGGGCAAACTAAGCGACACGCCCGGCAACGAAGCTTTCCGCAGCATGCTGCAGGGCAAGATCCGCAACTTCAACCGCAAGATCGGCACCAAAACAGCTATGATTGAGATGTTCCGGAGCCAGCTGAGCGCCATCAGCCGATAG
- a CDS encoding ABC transporter permease, with product MIYLRLIAESFRFAWQALRANMLRTFLSLLGVTIGIFAIISVFTLVDSLERNVRDSMSFIGDKVIYVQKWPWSFGGEYPWWKYFQRPEPTMREFRQLEDRITMSNGVAIFATKGDNTFKHENNSYSGANLMGVTYEYNKVAEIPVAQGRYFVPQEVEAARNVMLLGDEVASKLYPHSNPLGQELKVAGQKFTVIGVIEKQGENMFGMPNFDQMGIVPYGSFAKMFDVGPDGLGSTIAAKGREDDPGLLELEYEVRGLMRNIRGLRPRDEDSFALNRPEMATQAIGSFFEVVGLGGWVIGGFAILVGGFGIANIMFVSVKERTNIIGIQKSLGAKNYFILFQFLFESVFLSLLGGGIGILLVFLLTLIPQDIMAVALSVGNIILGLGVSAVIGMLSGIIPAVLASNLDPVIAIRSK from the coding sequence ATGATATACCTGCGCCTGATAGCAGAAAGTTTCCGTTTCGCGTGGCAGGCGCTGCGGGCTAACATGCTGCGCACGTTCCTGTCGCTGCTTGGCGTCACCATCGGCATCTTCGCTATCATCTCGGTGTTCACGCTCGTCGACTCACTGGAGCGCAACGTGCGCGACAGCATGAGCTTTATCGGCGACAAAGTGATATATGTGCAGAAGTGGCCCTGGTCATTTGGCGGAGAGTACCCCTGGTGGAAGTACTTCCAGCGCCCGGAACCCACCATGCGCGAGTTCCGGCAACTGGAAGACCGCATCACCATGAGCAACGGGGTGGCCATTTTCGCAACGAAGGGCGACAACACTTTCAAGCACGAGAACAACAGCTACTCCGGGGCTAACCTGATGGGCGTGACCTACGAGTACAACAAAGTGGCGGAGATTCCGGTGGCACAGGGCCGTTACTTTGTGCCGCAGGAGGTGGAAGCCGCCCGCAACGTGATGCTGCTTGGGGACGAGGTGGCCTCCAAACTTTACCCGCACAGCAACCCGCTGGGGCAGGAACTGAAAGTGGCGGGCCAGAAGTTTACGGTAATTGGCGTGATCGAGAAGCAGGGCGAGAATATGTTCGGCATGCCAAACTTCGACCAGATGGGCATTGTGCCCTATGGCTCCTTTGCGAAGATGTTTGACGTGGGCCCCGACGGGCTTGGCTCCACCATCGCCGCCAAGGGCCGCGAGGACGACCCGGGCCTGCTGGAGTTGGAGTACGAGGTGCGCGGCCTGATGCGCAACATCAGGGGACTGCGCCCCCGCGACGAGGACAGCTTCGCCCTGAACCGCCCGGAGATGGCCACGCAGGCCATCGGCAGCTTTTTTGAGGTGGTGGGCCTCGGCGGCTGGGTGATCGGCGGGTTTGCCATACTGGTGGGCGGCTTCGGCATCGCCAACATCATGTTTGTGTCGGTGAAGGAGCGCACCAACATCATCGGCATCCAGAAATCGCTTGGCGCCAAAAACTACTTCATCCTGTTCCAGTTCCTGTTCGAGTCGGTGTTCCTGAGCCTGCTGGGCGGCGGCATCGGCATCCTGCTCGTGTTCCTGCTCACGCTCATCCCGCAGGACATTATGGCAGTGGCGCTGTCGGTGGGCAACATTATACTGGGGCTGGGCGTATCGGCCGTTATTGGCATGCTCTCCGGTATCATTCCGGCCGTTTTGGCCTCCAACTTAGACCCTGTTATTGCCATCCGCTCTAAATAA
- a CDS encoding ABC transporter ATP-binding protein, with translation MIIEAKNLVAGYGRRVLIRNLSFSVPAPAFVAIIGHNGAGKTTLFRAFQQKIAYQGQLLVQGQDLKRLHHPAEQGLLAYLPQKNTVTFPISVHDLVVMGLFRKKRFFENYNAADYALAAQTLQQLQLSHLSDHDFTTLSGGEQQLVWLAQLMLQDAQISLLDEPTQQLDVYYKNQVFRLLQQWVQQHGKTVLCITHDLQNLPPLQGFLLNLSKPEPALEAISAETVQANQAFLEAGRQPVV, from the coding sequence TTGATTATTGAAGCAAAAAATCTGGTTGCGGGTTACGGACGGCGCGTTCTTATCCGCAACCTTTCTTTTTCTGTGCCAGCCCCGGCTTTTGTCGCCATCATCGGGCACAACGGCGCCGGCAAAACCACACTCTTCCGGGCTTTCCAGCAGAAGATTGCCTACCAGGGGCAACTGCTGGTGCAGGGGCAGGACCTGAAGCGGCTCCACCACCCTGCAGAGCAGGGGCTTCTCGCTTACCTCCCCCAGAAAAACACGGTCACCTTCCCTATCAGCGTACACGACCTGGTGGTGATGGGACTGTTCCGGAAAAAGCGCTTCTTCGAGAACTACAACGCCGCCGACTATGCCCTGGCCGCTCAAACCCTGCAGCAGCTGCAGCTTTCCCATCTCTCCGACCACGACTTCACCACACTCTCCGGCGGCGAGCAGCAACTGGTATGGCTGGCCCAACTGATGCTGCAGGACGCCCAAATCAGCCTGCTCGATGAACCCACGCAACAGCTCGACGTCTACTACAAAAACCAGGTGTTCCGGCTGCTGCAACAGTGGGTGCAGCAGCACGGCAAAACGGTGCTCTGCATCACGCACGACCTCCAGAACCTGCCCCCGCTGCAAGGCTTCCTTCTCAACCTCTCCAAACCTGAACCGGCCTTAGAAGCTATATCAGCAGAAACAGTGCAGGCCAACCAAGCTTTTCTGGAGGCGGGGCGGCAGCCGGTGGTGTAA
- a CDS encoding DUF2795 domain-containing protein: MYWTLELASYLEDAPWPATKDELIDFSIRSGAPMEVVENLQALEDDGQPYENIEEIWPDYPTKEDFMFNEDEY, from the coding sequence ATGTACTGGACACTTGAATTAGCATCATACCTGGAGGACGCACCTTGGCCAGCCACGAAAGATGAGCTTATCGACTTCTCAATCCGCTCAGGTGCCCCCATGGAGGTTGTGGAGAACCTGCAGGCTCTGGAGGACGACGGCCAGCCCTATGAAAACATCGAGGAAATATGGCCTGACTATCCCACCAAAGAGGATTTCATGTTCAACGAAGACGAATATTAA
- a CDS encoding 2-C-methyl-D-erythritol 4-phosphate cytidylyltransferase: MTHLPEYAIIVAGGSGSRMQQELPKQFTEVAGKPVLMHTIERFYQYNPEVRLIVVLPQTQLAVWQELCRRHHFTVGHIAVAGGATRFASVKNGLEAVQGEALVAVHDGVRPFVETDTIKAAFEAAAIYGSAVVVVPPKDSVRELTQEGSRSVPRANYKLVQTPQCFRAGILRRAYEQPEQGHFTDDASVVEQLGEKIVLVEGSYRNIKITTPEDLVLAEAFAREV, translated from the coding sequence ATGACCCATCTTCCGGAATATGCGATTATAGTGGCGGGCGGCTCCGGCAGCCGCATGCAGCAGGAACTGCCCAAGCAGTTTACAGAGGTGGCAGGCAAGCCCGTCCTGATGCACACCATCGAGCGGTTTTACCAATACAACCCGGAGGTGCGCCTGATCGTGGTGCTGCCCCAGACGCAACTTGCTGTATGGCAGGAACTGTGCCGCAGGCATCACTTTACTGTAGGCCATATAGCCGTGGCGGGGGGCGCTACGCGTTTTGCATCGGTCAAAAACGGCCTGGAGGCAGTGCAGGGCGAGGCACTGGTGGCGGTGCATGACGGCGTCAGGCCGTTTGTGGAAACAGACACTATAAAGGCTGCTTTTGAGGCGGCGGCCATATATGGCAGTGCCGTGGTGGTTGTGCCGCCGAAAGACTCTGTCCGGGAGTTGACGCAGGAGGGAAGCCGGTCGGTGCCACGGGCAAATTACAAACTGGTGCAGACGCCGCAGTGCTTTCGGGCCGGCATCCTACGGAGGGCATATGAACAGCCGGAGCAGGGGCACTTCACCGACGACGCCTCGGTGGTGGAGCAGCTTGGGGAGAAAATTGTGCTGGTGGAGGGCAGTTACCGCAACATCAAAATAACCACGCCCGAGGATCTTGTATTGGCAGAAGCCTTCGCAAGAGAAGTTTAA
- the queA gene encoding tRNA preQ1(34) S-adenosylmethionine ribosyltransferase-isomerase QueA, with product MKLSEFKFDLPEEFLASHPTENRDESRMMVVHRDTGKIEHRVFKDILEYFDDGDVMVVNDTKVFPARLYGNKEKTGAKIEVFLLRELNKDIHLWDVLVDPARKIRVGNKLYFGESDLVAEVIDNTTSRGRTIKFLFDGSDEEFYKTINDLGETPLPKYIKREAEPEDRERYQTVYAKNVGAVAAPTAGLHFTKEVLKRLEIKGVDVAPLTLHVGLGTFRPVDVEDLTKHKTDSENFMVPAETAEIVNRALDNKKRVCAIGTTTMRALESSVSANNRLKANEGWTDRFIFPPYEFKIANALITNFHMPESTLLMMAAAFGGYDLIMKAYEEAVKEKYRFFSYGDVMLIL from the coding sequence ATGAAATTATCCGAATTTAAATTCGACCTTCCCGAAGAGTTCTTAGCCAGCCACCCCACCGAAAACCGCGACGAGTCCCGCATGATGGTGGTACACCGCGACACCGGCAAAATAGAGCACCGGGTTTTCAAAGATATCCTGGAGTACTTTGACGACGGCGACGTGATGGTGGTGAACGACACGAAGGTGTTTCCGGCCCGCCTGTACGGCAACAAAGAGAAGACTGGCGCGAAGATAGAGGTGTTTTTGCTGCGCGAACTGAACAAGGACATCCACCTGTGGGACGTGCTGGTGGACCCCGCGCGCAAGATACGCGTAGGCAACAAACTGTACTTCGGCGAGAGTGACCTGGTGGCCGAGGTGATCGACAACACCACCTCCCGCGGACGCACCATCAAGTTCCTGTTCGATGGCTCGGACGAGGAGTTCTACAAGACCATCAACGACCTGGGCGAGACGCCGCTTCCGAAGTACATCAAGCGGGAGGCGGAGCCCGAGGACCGGGAGCGCTACCAGACGGTGTACGCCAAAAACGTGGGCGCAGTGGCCGCCCCCACCGCAGGCCTGCACTTTACCAAAGAGGTGCTGAAGCGCCTGGAGATAAAAGGCGTGGACGTGGCCCCGTTGACGCTGCACGTGGGCCTGGGCACTTTCCGCCCGGTGGATGTGGAAGACCTGACCAAGCACAAAACGGACTCGGAGAACTTTATGGTGCCGGCCGAGACGGCAGAAATCGTAAACCGGGCGCTGGACAACAAGAAGCGCGTGTGCGCCATTGGTACCACCACCATGCGCGCGCTGGAGTCTTCGGTGTCGGCTAACAACCGCCTGAAAGCAAACGAAGGCTGGACAGACCGCTTCATCTTCCCGCCTTATGAGTTCAAGATCGCGAATGCCCTGATCACTAATTTCCATATGCCGGAGAGCACCCTGCTGATGATGGCGGCGGCCTTCGGTGGGTATGATTTGATCATGAAAGCCTACGAAGAGGCCGTGAAGGAAAAGTACCGCTTCTTCAGCTACGGCGATGTGATGCTGATCCTGTAA